In the Drosophila willistoni isolate 14030-0811.24 chromosome 3R, UCI_dwil_1.1, whole genome shotgun sequence genome, AGTGTCGCAGTCGCAGTGTAAGCCAAGCCAAGTCTTTTTTTTACAACCTGCGCGACTCTTCTCGGGGTTTTGGAACTTTGTGAGTTTTAAGTTTCGCGTTGATTTTCGCAGACAtacgtttttttgttgttttgttttaacatTTCAACTTCCATTCGTTGCTAGTTTctcaccaaaaacaaaaaaagagacacaAAGCTATAAAAAAGCACCTATGAACACTAAAAAAAAGACTGACTTTTGTCGTCAATGAAACCGCGCGACTCTTGATTGTACCGTTAGTGTGACTatttaaacataattttaataatgAGGAATTTGCGCTCATAATTGATTTAAGTagcgcaacaacaacaacagcagcaacatttgcataattttctacacacacacacataaatatttttatgtgtgtgtgtagtagCAAGTGGAGCTGGAAAATTCGCTGCACTTCAGTTGCAACAAGTGAGtgtctctttgtgtgtgtgtgccagtgtgtgtatctgtgtgttgttgttctgTACTTAAATGGACAAGTTAGAATCCACATTCCACACAACAATGGCCAAATGGCCATGGCTAAGAAGGAAATGGCCGAGAAAAACGGCAACTTATCTATTAGTTTGTGagcaaatttcaaaataattgcaCACATTCTAACAACAATTTTATCTCGCAGACAAGAAGATTTTCTGCTCAATTCAACAAAATAAAGTAGTGGAAAAAGAATAGCAATTGATGGGcattatttgtaatttgttcTCACTCACACGGACACACACATAAGCTGAGATACATTCACATAGATACAGTAGCTTTGTGCTTGTATGCAGTCCAAACAGCGCATGCGTGCAGTTTGTTCTTTTATTTATCTATCTATAAGCATCCCACACATCAACATACTAAAAAAACATTTAGATTTGTGCCAACCTCGCTTGGCCTACACATATGCTTATTGATCTAAATCTTGGAGTATATCACCGCTGGCCTTAATTAGCATAACAATAGACCAACAGAAAAACCGAAGGCATAAATAGTAATAACCTCAAGCTGGAGCAAAAGAAGAATGTGGGCACCCAAAGCAAAAGAGTCACAATATAATTAGAACGAGCGAAAGGCATCAAAGTGCCACACAGTGGGTTACAGAAGAACcaaaagaagaaggagaacAAGACAAATGCCAAAGGTGACTCCCAGGTGTGATAAAAGGTGAAAtggaaaatgcaaaatgcaaaagacCAAATGCGGTGTGACCACTACCGATTGCCGATTGCCAATTTCCAATTGAGAAATGCAATTCAAAGAAATTCTGCATAATGTTATTAATGATTGGAATAACTCTCTGGACAATGAATAATGTTTCATTCATTCAAAGTTGGCGTTCTCTATAAACAGttataaacttttttgttGACCTTGATACCATGCAAAATCGAAAAACTGAGACTCGTTGAGTAACCTGGCAAATAACTTGCACAAttcgtcatcatcgtcaagAGTATTAGAAACCTATTACAAATCGAATAAAACCCCGGTTTTATGACTTTAGTCAGTTGATTTATGTCTAAAAATAACCCAATTGTCGATAGAATAGATACAGAATAGATGAAAAGAATACAATTTGTTGCATTCTATAAAATCTAAagattaatttaaattgcaaatttgtaaaatacagggcaaagaaattatatattttgagcATATCTTTTGTTAGtctgtttgttttgtgtttatgATTTTcagttattaattataatttttaaggtgaaaaaaattcatatttgaccactaatttgattaaaaaatttgtataaatttagCCATCAGGTCGAGTGTTTGTTTGAGGTAACAAGaagttatttaatttgcatatCTATTGtttatttccatttctatTATTATGACGGTTAATTGAATAAAACTCAATTCTATTCTTAGCAAAGCAATCCCACGTATTTCTCCCCATGTCCGTCCGCCCACAAAGATGCCAAGGCAAATAGTGTATATAGTAAGTGCCACTTGAAATTTTACATTTCAAAAGAATTCATAAGCACGCGCTAATGCTAATACCATGCCACAGAATCACCTATCTAtgttcccttcccttttctcCCACCTCTTCTAGTCTTGGCATATTTACCTGTATGGGACGTACCTCTGGTGGGGCACCTGTTGTAAAAAACGTAACCGGCTGCTCATGCGTGTTCACGTTGCGTCTTATTAGAAGTCGCAGTCCGTTGACCAAACAGGAAAGCCAAAGAAAAAAgaccaaaaacacaaaaaaagaagcaacaaaAGTTACGAATGAAgacagaaaaaacaaacacacacacacaacgtAAACGACGGCTTTGAAAACCGGTTAAtgtgaaaatgaaagaaaaactcatttttgtattttttcctTATGGATAATGTTGTTTTTTCGATGTGTTCGAAAGGTAGTAAAGTCGTCGTCGCATGATGATAATgttcgtttttctttcttttcagAGAGTTACACTCTTCGAATTTGGTGAAATCAATGCGTAGAAAGTGAATCCATCCATTGACATTAcgcaaaaagtttttttttttgggaggaaaagtgaaaagtgTTGTGGAAAATACCAATTGACAAAtccaaaaagagaaaaaaactcaaaacttTAGATTGATTGTGATTGCCGTTGCGTGCAGGAGCGGAGCAGAGATTGCTGGCTTTAATTGCCAGCTGGATTTTGGAGAGACCAACATCGGGCCACCTGCTGCCGGCTAAATAGACCAGAGATCAGTGCGAGCGGCCAACGTATGCGGCTAATCCAAACAGCAACGGGCGGTACTGCTGCGACTGTTCTATTGGGAGAGTCGCAGTACAACTATACCAACATGCGTGAAGATGACATCGAGTTGGCCATTAAGGTGGTAAGTTAGCAGCAGCTGCCTTCATTAGAATGATGAATGTGAGTGGCATGAAGTTCAAATGGGTATTGGAATAGAAATAATGATGATAGATGTAGCACCAAGTGATAAATAATCACGAAACCGTTTTCATATAGACCACACAGTTCTAGACATGAGAaaagatttaaattattaattgttAATATCTTTTCTTCGTTGATCATTAGGTCATCGTAGGCAATGGAGGCGTTGGTAAATCTTCAATGATTCAACGCTACTGCAAAGGAATTTTTACCAAGGATTACAAAAAGACCATTGGAGTGGATTTTTTAGAGCGGCAGATTGAAATCGATGGCGAGGATGTTCGCATTATGCTGTGGGACACAGCCGGGCAGGAGGAATTCGATTGTATAACAAAAGCATACTATAGGGGAGCACAAGCATCCGTGTTGGTCTTCTCCACCACAGATCGTGCTTCATTCGAGGCAATAAAAGACTGGAAGCGAAAGGTTGAGAACGAATGCAATGAGATACCCACAGTGATTGTGCAAAACAAGATAGATCTCATTGAGCAGGCTGTGGTCACTGCCGATGAGGTGGAGACTCTGGCTAAGATGTTAAATTGTCGTCTAATACGAACCTCTGTTAAGGTAAGTCCCCTCCCCGTCACCCAAAGAAAGATGAAAACAGTCGATgacttgtaattttttgttttttttcgtgtttctCAACTACAGGAAGACATCAATGTGGCTTCCGTGTTTAGATATTTGGCCACCAAATGTCATCAGCTGATGACACAGAGCTATGACCAAGCATCTGGTGGCACGGGTAACCAACAGCAATCGTCCACCCATCCGCCCTACAGTAGCACGCCCACAATTAGTGCATTTAGTCCAACATTCACCAAGTCGAGCAGCGGCACAATTGTGTTGCGTCCGGCTAAAAAGGGGAGCGGCAGCGGTTCAAGTGCGGCGCGAAAGCGCAAAATTGTGCTCAAAAAGTGCGGTATATTGTGATGAGGTGATCGACGGGAGCAGCGAACGGGATGTTGGCAATTAATAACTGGAGCATATTTAACGCTTAATTATTTTAAGAGCCTAATGAAGTCGTAGCCATGACGTAGCCAGGCAGCCAAGCGTTGGATGCAACCACAGTCACTAGTCGTGCACAGACTCTGCATGATGTGGCCTAGACAAGCTGCTGCAACTACAGAGAGCATAAGCAAACCTAAACATTTAGAAATGTCCGATATAGCCGGACATCTAAATACTCTTGGATATTCTAAAGAAATACCATTTCTCAAATATCACAATACCCCCTTTCATTAAAGGGTACTCATCAAAATATACACAAAACAACGGAGAAGAATTATTAATATGCATTAATTAAATGCACATACTGAAAATTTTAGCCTAATTAGCAGATAGATAAAGCAAcattgtatgtatttatgccCACTTATGATTAACGGAGACTGATGCAGCATTGCTTCTTATATcgtatttgtatgtacatatatactcgTATCGTACCCActcatctatctatctatatatatttgtatgtatacaacTAGTCTATAAGCATTGCCCTCTTGcctaacacaaaaaaaatataataataaccGACCAATTCTAAAGGCTTTTTGGCACGCTAACCACGCCCATATATCATGTGAAATCCTTTCACCAATTAGCCTTGGCAAAATGTGCAATTAATTTATTCGACTTATAtaattattaactaattgCTAGGCATGTCAATGCGCTATTATGTAGACCacttaataaaattttaatcgTATCCGAAATGTTTTGGCGaaaggcaaaaataaaaatactttaaatttCAGCCCTGCAAGaatataagaatataaaaataaatgctaATATTATTTTACAGAATATACCATGAAATTAATTATCTAGTAAAACGTTCAAGACGAACGAAGCACCTTAAATCAAAAGTTGTTTAAGCTATCAATCTTTTGCAAGAACGGATTGACTGAAATgatatatgtttatacatacatacagtggCGGCAATTTAtttgagtacatttttttttgaccttaaattctgatttcattcgATTGTTACTTAATGTTGgtgaaaagttttgatatGTTAATTTATAACGTTCAATTGGTTATTCTATTGAGATGATGTTCTGTAAATTTCGTGGGCATATCTccaatggttttttttttaaatgggtTTTGATAAAAAGCCCCAAATTCGGacccggcaaaaaaaaaaagacacatttTCAAAACTTGTAAAGTTGATCGTACACCTTTGGActcaaagaaaaagttttagatctagtaaaactaagataaactgcataccacaaattttcaatttggcccCAGGGTCCATTTTGGAgccatttgaaaaattcaattttgtatgGAATTTTTTGGTCTCTCTGCTTGACGTCACTTTACGCCACTAACACACACTAAAGTATAACAACACTTGAACTATGAAAGatattgaattaaatttcctGTCGAATGAGATATTGCTCATCAAAATCGGATTAAAAATAGATAGACTTCGTTGCCTTACAAAAAAggtgtttttttctgtttctgtgtTTTCAACAGCCCAACTatttccctctctttcttttgatGCAAAACGCCGTTAAGTAGGTAAAAGGGTTCATGAGACAGGTACTCCCACATTCGCCAACAGGCAAGCAATCAGATGATGCAGTAGGtaaaaagtcataaaattgtttaaatagtttttattgaaaataacaaaactacTTAAGATAACTTACACTTAATTAGTACTACTTAATATTTAGTCGGGTATCCTCCATTTTTTAGTACTGCTAAGCATCTCCGTGGCATACTTTCTACTAATGCCCTGCATCTGTCCTGCGGAATTCCATTCCAAGCCTTTTGGATTTCGGCCCACAAAGCTTGTAGATTGGGTGGCTTTAAGCCACTAATTTTCTGCTCAACATCAGCCCACAAATGTTCAATGGGATTCAAATCAGGAGATTGGGCCGGCCATTTCAATACAGTAACGTTCCTTGCTTCGAGGCAACCCTTGACTAGCCGAGAAGTGTGCTTGGGATCGTTGTCGTGCATAAAACGCCACCTTAAAGGAAGGTTTTCTTCTGCATAAGGAACCATTATGTCTGAAATTATGTCTTTGTAGACATGTTGATCCATCCTAGTCTCTATTCTGTGAATAGGTCCAACTCCGTACCAGGAAAACGATGCCCAGACCATTACATTTCCGCCACCGTGCTTTATTGTCTTTATCGTGTACCGTGGGTGGTATTCCATGCAAGGTGGGCGCCACACATATCGTTTTCCATCAGAGCCATGTCTACAAAACTTGGATTCATCACTCCAAAGAACGTTCTTCCAGAATGCCATGGGTTTATTCACATGGTTCCTTGCAAATTTCTTTCGggcttttacattttttttcgaCACTAACGGTTTACGTTGCGCTATGCATCCACGTAAATTGCTCTCATTAAGCCGATATCTTATTGATCGCTCTGAAAGATGGATCCCATAATGTGTTGCCATATTCTTTTGTATAGTCCTGGAGCTGTGGAAAGGGTTCATTTGGGACGCTCTCTTTATTAACTCATCTTCCCTTTTGGTGGTTTTTCTCACGTTTTTTTTTCCGTCTTTAACATTCTTAGTGGTACCTAACTTCTGAATATGGCTAAGAGCTTTATAAATCTTAGTTCTAGAACACTTAAGAATACTAGCTATCTTTAAAATAGAGAATCCAGAAGACTTCAAATTTTGAATGATCTCTCGCTCGACTTCAGTACACCACGAACCACCAGCCATTGTCATAAGAGAAAGGGAATCGTCGGCTGGATCGGAAACAATCAACTCTAATCACAGGTACGCAGTCGCAGAACAGGGAAGTGGGTGGCGCAGCACAATGTAGGCAGGTCGGCAAGTGTTGTTATACTTTAGTGTGTGTTAGTGGCGTAAAGTGACGTCAAGCAGAGAGACCAAAAAATTCcatacaaaattgaatttttcaaatggcTCCAAAATGGACCCTGgggccaaattgaaaatttgtggtatgcagtttatcttagttttactagatctaaaactttttctttgagTCCAAAGGTGTACGATCAActttacaaattttgaaaatgtgtctttttttttttgccgggtCCGAATTTGGGggctttttatcaaaacacatttaaaaaaaaaaccattggAGATATGCCCACGAAATTTACAGAACATCATCTCAATAGAATAACCAATTGAACGTTATAAATTAACatatcaaaacttttcacCAACATTAAGTAACAATcgaatgaaatcagaatttaaggtcaaaaaaaaatgtactcaaaTAAATTGCCGCcactgtatatgtatattgataCATTCCATAGGGGGAATAGCATTTTTTAGTATAACCAAACGAAgaaatctaattaaaaaattaccattttaaatgttgacagtttttattttattttgtttaccacttcttattcttttttttttaagcttgacatttgatttttttttgttttttattgtttttctcatttccttgtttaaattgaaattttttaaagtaaaatttGTTTCTATTTACAGTTATGCGTTCATTAAATTGTTCTCTCTTCGCAGCGAACACAGTAaatcattttatttgtatatatcattagtttttgttgttagtgATAAAGGCAAAATTATTCGtcgttttttatatttcatttttttttatatacataaaagtaaaaaaaaaatagaatagaaaaaaaattaatgaaaaggGGGGAAAGAgagtgtctgtctgtctgtctgtgtgtcgTGAGTAGTGTTTACATGTTGGTAGGCGGGGCTCTACGCCCAATCAAATTAAGTGTATgcccaattttttttgttaaattcctataaaaaatagaattttgtatacatattttattctAAATTTACTTGCTACAAAGAAAAGTGACTTGAAAATAAGACAACTTTCTTGGCACTTAACACaatgaaaatgttgaaaattggaaaaataaattgaCCAAAATAAGAATtagttaaaaatatatatgttgtAGATACATTTTGATTATAAAGTAACTTTTTAAAGTacatcatttttatttaaaataaaaattttcaaaatttctttcCTTGTAGTGTCTGTGTATGCGTGTTTGGGTTGGGTGTGAGTGTATGTGAATTGGTGGGTGAGAGTGTGTGCGAGAGGGTAGTTGTGGGacattttaaattgttaactCATTCTCAGGagtattttttagttttctgtttcatgaataatattttattttttgtcgaGTTTAACTACATTAGAATTTGTATTGtagtttttgcatttaaatattgttttatttttatgttacGGCTGCAgtttgtaaattttaaattatttaagtATTTAACTTGTTtgtgttgtagttgttgttgttgatgctgctgtGGTTAATGCCCTATCAGATCATTGGGAGTTTGATTGGACTCTAATAGAATAAAAGATTTGTTAGCCTAGGGATACACCCTCCGCATATAAGTAGGtatattgtttatatatatatttatgtatatataacttCCAATTGTCGTACACTATTCGGAAATGGTAAAATCAGCTTCATCCTTACCCTCCAGAGAGCGATACTCATCGGAATCCTCGCTAATGGTTGCCGTACCAATCGACATTGGTAGCATTGGTGCTGTGCTTATCATAGGTTCCGTATCCAGACTGACTATTGATATAGTGCTAGCAGTCGTTGTTATTGCggttgctgatgttgttgcgGTTGCTGTGGGGGGCACATATATGGTAACAGGTTCTTCTCCATCATTTCCTACACTTAACGTAGCTGCATTTGTATTTGAAGTTAGAGTTGTGTCTAAATCGGCCACAGGCTCCACTTGAGCGGCTGCCTCCTCATGTGGTTGTTGTGGATCTTGATGTTGTAGTGTTAAGGGTTGTGTTATTATATCAGCAGAGGCCAACAGTAGATCCAATTTCAGTTTGCTCGATGCCGTTGGCTGCTCTGTTATCACAGACTGTGCTTGAGTTCCTGGTGGTGATGGTGCCGCcgctgttgttattgtggaTGTGGTTGATGacattgttgttgccatttctgctgctgcagctgctgtgGATGATGTTGCATTCACTGTTGTGCCGCTAGCAGCAATCAGTTCGTTCTCCTCACTGACACTTATGTAACGACAGCTCTCACTTAGCAACGAGGCCGATTCATCGTCCTCCTCATTGACACTGGTTATGCTCACTGTGCGCTCTTTGATACTCTGATACACACTGCTCCCGACACTGCCAGGTGCATCTGTGACATCTCTGGGCCATGATGTCAAAGTTGTCAGTTGCAGAGGTTTAATGGCAACAGTTGAGTTTATAGCTGAAATGGATAAAGCACAATTCAGGTATTACATATAGAAACTGGGATCGACAGAAACAAAAATCATGTATTATATGGACCACCGGAAGTATTAACGAAATGACTCTAAATTTCTTTGGATACATAAACAGCAATTCCAAAATGTTTAAGATTTTACATTTCGCAGATTATCGTTGTTACTCACATTCTAAACGCTCGCGGCGCTGAGGATTTCGAGATGGTAATGGCGCAAGTTTGATGCGATAAAATTTCGAGCCCTTGCTGACGCGATAGCGATTTTCATTCTACATCAAAAAGAGATAAATACATAGTGAGATAAAaccaaataataatttataggAGTAATACCTTTCGAGCCTGACAATACTCCTTGTCAATCACCCGTCCAATGGCATAGTAGGGTAAAGGAATTTGATTTAACTCTGCCACTGCCAGTGATGGAGGCGATTCTGTACCAGTTGGACCGGCTGCGATTTGCTGGGTAGGGGGAGCGACTAGCTGAAGGCTGGCCAAACTATCAGCATGGACAAAGTACAAGGTAAGCGAGTCTTGGACGACCATGAA is a window encoding:
- the LOC6651516 gene encoding ras-related protein Rab-23; the protein is MRLIQTATGGTAATVLLGESQYNYTNMREDDIELAIKVVIVGNGGVGKSSMIQRYCKGIFTKDYKKTIGVDFLERQIEIDGEDVRIMLWDTAGQEEFDCITKAYYRGAQASVLVFSTTDRASFEAIKDWKRKVENECNEIPTVIVQNKIDLIEQAVVTADEVETLAKMLNCRLIRTSVKEDINVASVFRYLATKCHQLMTQSYDQASGGTGNQQQSSTHPPYSSTPTISAFSPTFTKSSSGTIVLRPAKKGSGSGSSAARKRKIVLKKCGIL